In one Drosophila virilis strain 15010-1051.87 unplaced genomic scaffold, Dvir_AGI_RSII-ME tig00001611, whole genome shotgun sequence genomic region, the following are encoded:
- the LOC138911569 gene encoding uncharacterized protein: MVRSTKSILSGILPHSGLREEVLRVALADLESMLNSRPLTNVSLKTSESEALTPNHFLIGHSSGLRERDSRDRDAASLARGFRVASQLADQFRKRWLSKYLPTLTRRTKWFQLPIEKASVDDIVIIVDDGAKRNCWTRGVVVDVHRSKDGQVRSAVVRTADGIITRPPVKLAKLDIKVGNTLPGRS, encoded by the coding sequence ATGGTGCGTTCTACAAAGTCAATACTGTCGGGGATTCTGCCGCACTCTGGGCTACGAGAGGAGGTGCTACGAGTGGCATTGGCAGACTTAGAGAGCATGCTCAACTCAAGACCGCTCACTAATGTTTCCTTGAAGACTTCAGAGTCCGAAGCCCTGACTCCGAACCATTTTCTAATAGGTCATTCAAGCGGTTTACGTGAGAGAGACTCACGGGATCGGGACGCAGCTAGCTTGGCACGAGGCTTCCGAGTCGCCAGCCAATTGGCTGACCAATTTCGGAAGAGATGGTTGAGCAAGTATCTGCCCACACTCACCAGACGTACTAAGTGGTTTCAACTGCCAATCGAAAAAGCATCAGTCGACGACATCGTTATAATAGTGGACGATGGTGCCAAACgaaactgttggacaagaggAGTGGTAGTCGACGTGCACCGTTCGAAAGACGGCCAGGTCCGAAGCGCCGTGGTGCGAACCGCCGATGGAATTATTACTCGCCCCCCCGTCAAGCTAGCTAAGCTTGACATTAAAGTTGGTAACACACTGCCCGGACGTTCGTGA